Proteins from one Carassius gibelio isolate Cgi1373 ecotype wild population from Czech Republic chromosome A25, carGib1.2-hapl.c, whole genome shotgun sequence genomic window:
- the LOC127947428 gene encoding C-C motif chemokine 4 homolog → MWCRLGLSQTSAEARYQSLKISFTSETMRASSLCLLFGLVLMMTWTSEAEPQAAVIPEKCCFNFIDFAIPSAKIKSAEKTDSHCPVPGIVVTTPRTEFCVDPAEDWIKTYMEKRADQENKKN, encoded by the exons atGTGGTGCAGACTTGGACTGTCTCAGACATCTGCAGAAGCTCGTTATCAAAGCTTGAAGATCAGCTTCACATCAGAAACCATGAGGGCATCTTCTTTGTGTCTGTTGTTCGGGCTGGTCCTGATGATGACCTGGACTTCTGAGGCTGAGC CTCAGGCTGCTGTAATTCCCGAGAAGTGTTGCTTCAATTTTATTGACTTTGCAATTCCATCTGCAAAAATTAAGAGTGCTGAGAAGACAGATTCACATTGCCCTGTCCCTGGCATTGT GGTTACGACACCAAGAACCGAATTTTGTGTTGATCCAGCAGAGGACTGGATAAAGACTTATATGGAGAAGAGAGCAgatcaagaaaacaaaaaaaattaa